One part of the Rutidosis leptorrhynchoides isolate AG116_Rl617_1_P2 chromosome 1, CSIRO_AGI_Rlap_v1, whole genome shotgun sequence genome encodes these proteins:
- the LOC139873413 gene encoding SKP1-like protein 21, giving the protein MSEPDVIKPEMMKSYIWLQTADESIQQVEQEVAIFCPFICREIHAGMGSSKTHPISLPSRVNPITLSLILDYCRFHQVPGRSNKERKSFDERFIRMDTNKLCELTSAADSLQLKPLVDLTSRALARMIEGKTPEEIRETFHIPDDLTEEEKLEPLRNITDDPRIRLLNRLYARKRKELKEKEKLKNVEVETEHVDDRSVDELLSFINGENGESKEVKTAKSKKKNRKRKDQQKNASVCTVSNTSSSPNNATKESNGISSLGHDNRVKGHCLPNISELLKLENSEDDFALEDEFDDCDIGDEIDPEIKEQIDREVEDFARRLNSDWPERVQELLSLGQERRPSLYNVNGNGCSAKRSCSTGLEKHDK; this is encoded by the exons ATGTCAGAACCGGATGTGATCAAACCCGAG atgatgaagtcatATATATGGCTTCAAACTGCTGATGAATCAATTCAGCAAGTGGAACAGGAGGTCGCTATTTTTTGTCCGTTTATATGCCGTGAGATACATGCAGGCATGGGATCTTCAAAAACTCATCCAATCTCTCTTCCGTCTAGAGTAAATCCCATCACGTTAAGTTTAATTCTTGATTATTGCCGTTTTCATCAAGTACCAGGACGCTCTAACAAG GAGCGAAAATCATTTGATGAGAGGTTCATTCGAATGGACACAAATAAGCTATGTGAGTTAACATCTGCTGCTGACAGTCTGCAGTTAAAGCCGTTAGTTGATCTTACGAGTCGCGCACTTGCCAGAATGATTGAAGGCAAAACTCCTGAAGAGATTCGTGAAACTTTTCATATACCTGACGATCTAACAGAG GAAGAAAAGTTGGAGCCCTTAAGAAATATAACTGATGATCCGCGGATACGATTATTGAATAGATTATATGCAAGAAAGAGGAAAGAAttaaaagaaaaggagaaacttaaG AATGTTGAGGTTGAAACAGAGCATGTAGATGATCGTTCAGTGGATGAACTCTTGTCATTTATAAATGGGGAAAACGGAG AGTCGAAGGAAGTAAAAACAGCAAAGAGCAAGAAGAAAAATCGTAAAAGAAAGGACCAACAAAAGAATGCTTCTGTATGCACGGTCTCAAACACTTCTTCATCTCCAAACAATGCTACAAAG GAATCAAATGGTATTAGTTCTTTAGGACATGATAATAGGGTCAAAGGTCATTGTTTACCCAATATTAGTGAGCTTTTGAAGTTAGAAAATTCGGAAGATGATTTTGCTCTTGAGGATGAATTTGATGACTGTGATATAGGAGACGAGATAGATCCTGAAATTAAAGAACAAATTGACAG AGAAGTAGAGGATTTCGCTCGAAGGTTGAATTCGGATTGGCCGGAGAGAGTTCAAGAGCTCTTATCTCTCGGTCAAGAACGAAGACCAAGTTTATATAATGTTAACGGAAACGGTTGCTCAGCAAAACGTTCAT GTTCAACAGGATTGGAGAAGCATGATAAGTGA